The Polyangiaceae bacterium genome includes a region encoding these proteins:
- the rpoC gene encoding DNA-directed RNA polymerase subunit beta', with protein MRDIFSFFEKPKDPLSFSAMRISLASPEKIREWSHGEVKKPETINYRTFKPERDGLFCAKIFGPVKDYECICGKYKRMKHRGIVCEKCGVEVIQSKVRRERLGHISLATPVAHIWFLKSLPSRIGNILDITLKDLEKVLYCEAYIVIDPKDTGLSAGELLTEDRYTQLLDEYGEDRFSAGMGGEAVLEMLKRVDVHSLSESLRHDMRTSTSDAKRKKFAKRLKVVEAFRGSGNRPEWMMLTVIPVLPPDLRPLVPLDGGRFATSDLNDLYRRVINRNNRLKRLLELNAPEIIIRNERRMLQEAVDALFDNGRRGKTITGPNKRPLKSLSDMLKGKQGRFRQNLLGKRVDYSGRSVIVVGPALKLHQCGLPKKMALELFKPFIYNKLEERGFVNTIKSAKKMVEKERPEVWDILEEVITEHPVMLNRAPTLHRLGIQAFEPVLIEGKAIQLHPLVCAAFNADFDGDQMAVHVPLSIEAQMEARVLMMSTNNILSPANGRPIINPTQDIVLGLYYATRMRRFAPGSFREGSFKVDEKKGELQGYLRGVFSSPAEVRMAYDNGVVDLHAGIKVRVTDRDEEGKPRTRMLESTVGRVLISEILPESIPFDYANKVLNKKALSALIDVCYRKHRNKETVLLADRLRTLGFNFATQGGVSICMDDMIIPPKKKVLIDEAQAELEKVVDQYQEGLITDGERYNKVVDIWAGVADRVTEEMMNVIGRETVVDPETGEKVEEASFNPVYIMADSGARGSTQQMRQLAAMRGLMAKPSGEIIETPITANFREGLTVLQYFVSTHGARKGLADTALKTANSGYLTRRLVDVAQDAVVAEFDCGTLDGIRVTKLEEAGEVIQPLGDRILGRVVLEDVVDPLTGEVLVESNTELDEALVRKIEDAGIEEVVIRSVLTCQTRRGVCGMCYGRDLARGYRVNMGEAIGIIAAQSIGEPGTQLTMRTFHIGGAAARGKIEQSSLETRTEGTIRLRNTQMALKQDGTIAVMNRHGELVIMDDTGREREHHRLVYGAILKYKEGDRVPAGTIVAEWDPFASPILTEVGGIVKFGDLVEGVTVIEKVDEVTGLSRKIVIESRAADLRPRITITDPQTGEAMKLPGTELDARYLLPVGANIVALEGEEINPGEAIAKIPRDTTKVQDITGGLPRVAELFEARKPKDHAIISEIDGEVSFGKDTKGKRKLMITPFATDGAPLPDQAREYLIPKGKHIQVQPGDHVRAGDPLQDGPANPHDILKVKGEKELAAWLVNEIQQVYRLQGVGINDKHIEVIVRQMLRRVRIKEVGDTNFLVDEQVEKYLFEKENTRVMERGGQPAVAEAMLLGITKASLSTESFISASSFQETTKVLTEAAICGKTDDLRGIKENVIMGRLIPAGTGLPPYKRLNLVVDDSGERYAPIAIQRATPAEIAAAVGEE; from the coding sequence ATGCGTGACATCTTTTCGTTTTTCGAGAAGCCCAAGGATCCCCTCTCTTTCTCCGCGATGCGGATCTCGCTCGCGAGCCCGGAGAAGATCCGCGAGTGGTCCCACGGCGAGGTGAAGAAGCCGGAGACCATCAACTACCGGACCTTCAAGCCGGAGCGGGACGGCCTGTTCTGCGCGAAGATCTTCGGGCCCGTGAAGGACTACGAGTGCATCTGCGGCAAATACAAGCGCATGAAGCACCGCGGCATCGTCTGCGAGAAGTGCGGCGTCGAGGTGATCCAGAGCAAGGTGCGGCGCGAGCGCCTGGGCCACATCAGCCTGGCCACGCCGGTCGCCCACATCTGGTTCCTGAAGAGCCTGCCCAGCCGCATCGGCAACATCCTCGACATCACGCTGAAGGATCTGGAAAAGGTCCTGTACTGCGAGGCGTACATCGTCATCGATCCGAAGGACACCGGCCTCTCGGCGGGTGAGCTCCTGACCGAGGACCGCTACACCCAGCTGCTCGACGAGTACGGCGAGGACCGCTTCAGCGCCGGCATGGGCGGCGAGGCGGTGCTCGAGATGCTGAAGCGCGTGGACGTACACAGCCTCTCGGAGTCGCTGCGCCACGACATGCGCACGAGCACCAGCGACGCGAAGCGGAAGAAGTTCGCCAAGCGGCTGAAGGTGGTCGAGGCTTTCCGTGGCTCCGGGAACCGCCCGGAGTGGATGATGCTCACGGTGATCCCGGTGCTGCCGCCGGATCTGCGGCCGCTCGTTCCCCTGGATGGCGGCCGCTTCGCCACCAGCGATCTGAACGACCTCTACCGTCGCGTCATCAACCGCAACAACCGCCTGAAGCGCCTGCTGGAGCTCAACGCGCCGGAGATCATCATCCGGAACGAGCGCCGCATGCTGCAGGAGGCGGTGGACGCGCTGTTCGACAACGGTCGTCGCGGCAAGACCATCACCGGCCCGAACAAGCGCCCGCTCAAGAGCCTGTCCGACATGCTCAAGGGCAAGCAGGGTCGCTTCCGCCAGAACCTGCTCGGCAAGCGCGTCGACTACTCGGGCCGCTCGGTCATCGTGGTCGGCCCGGCGCTCAAGCTGCACCAGTGCGGCCTGCCGAAGAAGATGGCGCTCGAGCTGTTCAAGCCCTTCATCTACAACAAGCTGGAGGAGCGCGGCTTCGTCAACACCATCAAGAGCGCCAAGAAGATGGTGGAGAAGGAGCGTCCCGAGGTCTGGGACATCCTGGAAGAGGTGATCACCGAGCACCCGGTGATGCTGAACCGCGCGCCGACCTTGCACCGCCTCGGTATCCAGGCCTTCGAGCCCGTGCTGATCGAGGGCAAGGCCATCCAGCTCCACCCGCTGGTCTGCGCCGCCTTCAACGCCGACTTCGACGGCGACCAGATGGCGGTGCACGTGCCGCTCAGCATCGAGGCGCAGATGGAAGCGCGCGTGCTCATGATGAGCACGAACAACATCCTCTCGCCGGCGAACGGTCGCCCGATCATCAACCCGACCCAGGACATCGTGCTCGGGCTCTACTACGCGACCCGCATGCGCCGCTTCGCGCCGGGCTCCTTCCGCGAAGGCTCCTTCAAGGTCGACGAGAAGAAGGGCGAGCTCCAGGGCTACCTGCGCGGTGTCTTCTCTTCTCCGGCCGAGGTGCGCATGGCCTACGACAACGGCGTCGTGGACCTGCACGCCGGCATCAAGGTCCGGGTCACCGACCGGGACGAAGAAGGCAAGCCGCGTACGCGCATGCTCGAGAGCACCGTCGGTCGCGTGCTCATCAGCGAGATCCTGCCGGAGAGCATCCCGTTCGACTACGCGAACAAGGTGCTCAACAAGAAGGCGCTCTCGGCGCTGATCGACGTCTGCTACCGCAAGCACCGCAACAAAGAGACCGTGCTCCTGGCGGACCGCCTGCGCACGCTGGGCTTCAACTTCGCGACTCAGGGTGGCGTGTCGATCTGCATGGACGACATGATCATCCCGCCCAAGAAGAAGGTCCTGATCGACGAGGCGCAGGCCGAGCTCGAGAAGGTGGTGGACCAGTACCAGGAAGGCCTGATCACCGACGGCGAGCGCTACAACAAGGTGGTCGACATCTGGGCCGGCGTCGCCGACCGCGTCACCGAGGAGATGATGAACGTGATCGGCCGCGAGACCGTGGTCGATCCGGAGACGGGTGAGAAGGTCGAAGAGGCCAGCTTCAACCCCGTCTACATCATGGCCGACTCCGGCGCGCGTGGTTCGACCCAGCAGATGCGCCAGCTGGCCGCCATGCGTGGCCTGATGGCCAAGCCCTCCGGCGAAATCATCGAGACGCCGATCACCGCGAACTTCCGCGAAGGCCTCACCGTGCTGCAGTACTTCGTCAGCACGCACGGCGCGCGCAAGGGCCTGGCCGACACCGCGCTCAAGACCGCGAACTCCGGCTACCTCACCCGCCGCCTCGTGGACGTGGCGCAGGACGCCGTCGTCGCCGAGTTCGACTGCGGCACTCTCGACGGTATCCGCGTCACCAAGCTGGAGGAGGCCGGCGAGGTCATCCAGCCGCTGGGCGACCGCATCCTGGGCCGCGTGGTGCTCGAAGACGTCGTCGATCCGCTCACCGGCGAGGTGCTGGTCGAGAGCAACACCGAGCTCGACGAGGCGCTGGTCCGCAAGATCGAGGACGCCGGCATCGAAGAGGTCGTCATCCGCTCCGTGCTCACCTGCCAGACGCGCCGCGGCGTGTGCGGCATGTGCTACGGCCGCGACCTGGCGCGTGGCTACCGCGTCAACATGGGCGAGGCCATCGGCATCATCGCTGCCCAGAGCATCGGCGAGCCGGGCACCCAGCTCACCATGCGGACGTTCCACATCGGTGGCGCGGCGGCGCGCGGCAAGATCGAGCAGAGCTCGCTCGAGACGCGCACCGAGGGCACGATTCGCCTGCGCAACACCCAGATGGCGCTCAAGCAGGACGGCACCATCGCCGTCATGAACCGCCACGGCGAGCTCGTGATCATGGACGACACGGGTCGCGAGCGCGAGCACCACCGCCTGGTCTACGGCGCCATCCTCAAGTACAAGGAGGGCGATCGCGTGCCGGCCGGCACCATCGTGGCCGAGTGGGATCCCTTCGCGAGCCCGATCCTCACCGAGGTCGGCGGCATCGTGAAGTTCGGCGACCTGGTCGAGGGCGTCACCGTCATCGAGAAGGTCGACGAGGTCACCGGCCTCAGCCGCAAGATCGTGATCGAGAGCCGCGCCGCGGATCTGCGTCCGCGCATCACCATCACCGACCCCCAGACGGGCGAGGCGATGAAGCTGCCGGGCACCGAGCTCGACGCGCGCTACCTCTTGCCGGTCGGCGCCAACATCGTGGCGCTCGAGGGCGAGGAGATCAATCCGGGCGAGGCCATCGCCAAGATCCCGCGCGACACCACCAAGGTGCAGGACATCACCGGCGGTCTGCCCCGCGTGGCCGAGCTGTTCGAGGCCCGCAAGCCCAAGGATCACGCCATCATCAGCGAGATCGACGGCGAGGTCTCCTTCGGCAAGGACACCAAGGGCAAGCGCAAGCTCATGATCACGCCGTTCGCCACGGACGGCGCCCCGCTGCCGGATCAGGCGCGCGAGTACCTGATCCCGAAGGGCAAGCACATCCAGGTGCAGCCGGGCGACCACGTGCGCGCCGGCGATCCGCTCCAGGACGGCCCCGCCAACCCGCACGACATCTTGAAGGTGAAGGGCGAGAAGGAGCTGGCGGCTTGGCTCGTGAACGAAATCCAGCAGGTCTACCGCCTGCAGGGCGTCGGCATCAACGACAAGCACATCGAGGTCATCGTGCGCCAGATGCTGCGTCGCGTGCGCATCAAGGAGGTGGGTGACACCAACTTCCTGGTCGACGAGCAGGTCGAGAAGTACCTGTTCGAGAAGGAGAACACGCGCGTGATGGAGCGCGGCGGCCAGCCCGCCGTCGCCGAGGCGATGCTGCTCGGCATCACCAAGGCGTCGCTCTCGACGGAGAGCTTCATCAGCGCCTCGTCCTTCCAGGAGACGACCAAGGTGCTCACCGAGGCGGCCATCTGCGGCAAGACGGACGATCTGCGCGGCATCAAGGAGAACGTCATCATGGGCCGGCTCATCCCCGCCGGCACGGGCCTGCCGCCCTACAAGCGGCTGAACCTGGTGGTGGACGACTCCGGCGAGCGCTACGCGCCCATCGCCATCCAGCGCGCCACGCCCGCCGAGATCGCCGCGGCCGTCGGCGAAGAGTGA